The DNA window CTCTGGCGGAAGACAGGAAAGGGTGAAGACGGATTTCCTGCTTCCCAGGGCCGGGTTCTGATTGGCCGGGGCTTGGGGGCGCGCCTCTCACGTCACGCGCGCGGCGCCCGGATGAGAACCGCGTGGCTTGTCGGGAGCGAGGAGGTCGCAGATGGAGCTGCGCAGTTGGGGCGGAACGGCGGCGGCGAAGGGGCCGGGGTCTCCCCGGAGAGGGGGCGAGGCCGCACTGGTGAGTGGGGACGCGGGCTCTTCATTGCCTCACGctcggggagggggaaagggtgtgCGTGTCCCAAACGGTGACTCAGGAGGAAGCCCCTCTACACagtgttaaggtgggtggtgggtattagagcactgtgtattttttaatttgtatgaTAAGATGTAATTTTGACTATTGtacaagtgctctttttgtatttttttccctatgtttattttgtgtgtgtgtgtgtgtgtatatatatatatatatatatatatatatatatatatatatatatatatatattattttataataaaaaagaatatatatattatatatattatattatataatattattattatatatattattttataataatgaaaaaagaatatatatatatatatattcttttttcattattataaaaattatatatatatatatatatataaacaaaaggAGGAAGCCCCTCTGAATTCAATGAGACGCCGGCCGGCTTCTCTTCCTGGAAGGGATTGGAGAGGCCGAGGGTAggttttggccagtggttgcttagaatcatagaatagaatcatagagttggaagggaccaccagggtcatctagtccagccccttgcacaatgcagggaattcacagctacctcccccccacacccccagtgacccccactccatgtccagaagatggccaagatgccctcgctcTCATTCCGCTGCTGAGTCACGGGGAATCTGCCTTCCTAAAGGCTAAGGCCTGGTCAACCcctgcagcagaatgaggtggcggAGGGCTGGGGTGGGCAATTAGGGGGCTTCAGTCTGCAGGTGAACAACCACGTGTTTGGCGTCACGATTGTTGTAAACTTGCAAATAGGAAACCAGAACAGCAAGTTAAAAGCCAGTGCAGTTTTCCACTTTCATGGAGTTTTCCTTAACCGGTCGGAATGtttaacaaccccccccccccactgcagtccATTCTCCTGTCTTATTCCCATGTTTTTCTCCTGCATGTGTACACTGTGCCTAATGCTAGCACAGAGAAACCACAATGGCAAACTTGCCCCTTCAGTGGGATGGAGTATGAGGCTAGGATGGCTCTTTGTTATTCCATTGCTTAATCACTGTAGTGAAAAGCTACCAGTCCATGCTTCAAGTTGTCATAACGGGAAATGTGGTTGAATATGTCCTAGCCAAAGGTAATTACTTTGAAGCCCCATTAATTTTAACAAGAGAGGAAAGCATTTGCTTAAATATCTCCGGTTGAAATAGATGGAATTTGAAGTTTCTCAAATATTGCCTGGCTTGTAAAGTTTTCTAAACAGAGTTTATCTTTgggcagccagcgtggtatagtggttaagagctgtggcttggagcagtggactctgatctggagaaccgggtttgattccccactcctccacatgaccgactgatgctaatctggtgaaccaggttggtttccccactcctacacatgaagccacctgggtgaccttgggctagtcacagttctgttaagagctctgtcagccccacctatctcacagggtgtctgttgtggaaggggaaggtgattgtaagctagtttgattcttccttaagtgatagagaaagtcggcatataaaaaccaactctcttcatCTAGCCACTTAAAATCCTGTGAATGGTTGTTGTTGCTTTCAGGCTTAGAGTTATTAGTTACCAAAGTAGAACTATCTCAGTTATCAAGGATCTAGTATTCTAAAGATGAGAAAAACACACAGATGTGTGTTAAGTTGTATGGTTTTTTGTATGAGAATGTTTAGATAACTCACTAGTGATGGAGATGCTGAGGAGTATTCAGTTATATTAGCAGGTGCAGTCTCAAATGACTTGTACTTTAATGCAGACCACAAGGTGCCGAAAGCATGCATGGCTACCATAAGGCTTTAATGACCCTGATGACACTCTCTGATCGAGGCACTGCAGAGCATAAGAATCAGCTGGTCCTTGAGCATCACTTCACTTGACCTTGATGTAGATAGTAGATGCAGGTCCTGAGTTGTGTATTCTTCACATTGACAGGATGCTTGTGCAGAGGAGAGAGTGTGATGTAGGTTGGCCTTCTGAGATTTTTTCAAcacttgtttgtttttcatttcaaGATGCACCCTGTGCTGAAAGCCTTTGTTTGTGGCTCCATCAGTGGAACCTGTTCCACATTGCTATTCCAGCCTCTAGACCTCCTTAAAACCCGGCTACAGACCCTGCAACCATCTGTCAATGGGTAGGTGCTAGAAATTCCCATTGGAGCCTtatatttttccctttcttttagtcttagtgtgacactgttcagagctcAATTGGCTTTTTTAGCAGTATCATTAAATtaaagtgagccagcgtggtgtagtggttaagagcggtagactctgatccggagaaccgggtttgattccccactcctcatgagtggcggactctaatctggtgaactggatttgtttccctgctcctacatatgaagccagctgggtgaccttgggttagtcacagctttctcacaacactttcagccccacctatctgacagggtgtttgttgtggggaggggaagggaaggtgattgtaagctggtttgattctccttaaaaggtagagaaagtcagcatataaaaaacaactcttctttctcctcctcctaggCTTGGATTGCACTGAGGAGAGGGAGAATGAAGTATGTGAAAACAAGACCTGATCAGTTGTGGAGAGAGAAATATTTGGCAACAGGGCCTGATATAAAGCacaaaggtgtttttaaaaagtgttacaaGATCCAGAAGGTGAAGTGTGTTCTTTGACCGTCTGATTCTTCTTACAGGTCAGGTCGTGTTGGGATGGTCAGTCTGCTCTTTAAGGTTGTTCGCACAGAAAGCATCCTGGGGCTGTGGAAAGGTGTTTCTCCTGTAAGTCATTTGCATTTCCCTTATACTGCACTCATTGTATTGAACCTATTTTGTGTGCGCTGCAATTAAAACCGTAACTAATAcagcgcagtcctaagcagagttacatccttctgtgTCCACTGAAGTTAGTGGACtgagaagggtgcaactctgcttaggaaagcACAGTGGCTGCCATCTAAAGCAGATGATTACCAGTTCAAGGACAAGCACGTTCAATAGTGCTGCAAAGCAGTGCTTTGGACAAAGCGTAGTGAGAAGTGTTTCAGGTGTACCTTGGTCTGAGAAATGTATCAAGCAGAAAAATATTATTGGTAGCTGATGTGTTCTTGTCCTAATTTAGTTTTTCATTAGAAATGATGTTTAGAACTGCAGAAGAAAGTTTTTCTGTCTTATACCATTGTTTGGATCTAGTACCTGTTCGGCAACTATATGATCTGAAGCCTTTTTTAAGTGGCTGTGGAATTTCCCACTGTGCTCACTCTTTTCTGTATTTTCTAATATTTTCACAGTCATTTGCAAGATGCATCCCAGGAGTGGGGATTTACTTCAGCACTTTATATATGATAAAGCAGCAGCTTCTGCTGGATCGTTCCCCTACAGCTTTTGAATCGGGTCTGCTGGGTGCAACCTCTCGTACCGTAGCAGTCGTTTGCATGTTGCCTGTCACAGTAGTGAAAACACGATACGAGgtaacattttgtaccagttttgtTTAATTGGGCAGGTTTCAgctgcccaatcttgtcagatattTCATAAAGCTTATTATATGGCTTGCTTGTCTGTGGTGTAGGCTGACCATCTCTGTTTGGTTTGCAGAGTGGAAGGTATGGCTATGAGAGCGTACATGGAGCCCTGAGAAATATCTACCGGTCAGAAGGGGTCCACGGCTTGTTTAGTGGCTTGACAGCAACACTCCTGCGAGATGCGCCCTTCTCTGGCATCTATCTGATGTTCTACACGCAGACCAAGAAGATTGTCCCTTATGGTAAGGTTGGCTGTAACAAATGGGGAATGGGATTATATTCCCATAGAATGCTGTCCTTGTAATTTATACTGCCTGGCTTAGAAAGtcacctggggcttttctcaaaAGGATCAACATGAGGAAAAGGCCCGAATG is part of the Euleptes europaea isolate rEulEur1 chromosome 11, rEulEur1.hap1, whole genome shotgun sequence genome and encodes:
- the SLC25A38 gene encoding mitochondrial glycine transporter → MHPVLKAFVCGSISGTCSTLLFQPLDLLKTRLQTLQPSVNGSGRVGMVSLLFKVVRTESILGLWKGVSPSFARCIPGVGIYFSTLYMIKQQLLLDRSPTAFESGLLGATSRTVAVVCMLPVTVVKTRYESGRYGYESVHGALRNIYRSEGVHGLFSGLTATLLRDAPFSGIYLMFYTQTKKIVPYDQLDPALTPLVNFGCGTFAGILASLATQPADVIKTHIQLSSEKHHRTGEAISFIFRDYGLAGFFRGAVPRALRRTLMAAMAWTVYEQMMSKMGLKS